CCCGCCCGGGGGCAGGTTACCCACGCGTTACTCACCCGTGCGCCGCTCTACTCGGGGGGTTGCCCCCCCTTTCGCGCTCGACTTGCATGTGTTAAGCACGCCGCCAGCGTTCGTTCTGAGCCAGGATCAAACTCTCCACTTTGAAATGGATAAGACAGGATCCTTACGCACCTCTGCATTCCCTGTTCAGTTTTCAAAGATCCGATTGGATCGCCTCTCCGGGAAACCCTCAAGGCAGACTTGCCAATATACGAAAGAGCGAAAAGCTTGTCAAGGGATAATCACCGCTCCCCGATTTCATTTTACATCCGAAAGGAGCGTTCCCTCAACCGTTCCAGGGGACAAAGAAATATAGCCGAACGGAGTTTACGATGCAAGAAAAAAATCGAAGTTTCCGGCGACTACCCGAAGGAAATTACGACAAACTCCTTCTTCCCGATTTTCAGGCGTATTTCACCGCAGGGATCGATCTCCCGCGCCGGGTCCGTCGCCTTCTCGCCGTCGATCTCCAGGCCTCCCTGCTCAATGAGCCTTCGCGCCGCGGAGCGCGAGGAGAAGGACGCGGACACTTTCGACACGACGGAAGCAAGATCCTTTCTGTCGCCTATGGCGGTGCCGGAAATCCTGCGCGCGTCGTCGGGAAACTCCCTCCCGGAAAACCGGCGGCGAAACCCTTCCAAAGCTTCTCTACCCGCCATTTGCCCGTGGAACCGCGCGGTGATCTCCTCCGCGAGCGAAATCTTCGCATCCATCGGATGGAGCGAACCGTCCCCGATCCCTTTTTTCAGCGCCTCCAGGCGGTTCATGCTGATGCCGGAGAGAAGCTCGTAATACGTGAGCATCAGGTCGTCGGAAATCGACATCATCTTTCCGAAGATCGTCTCCGGCGGCTCTGTGATGCCGACGTAATTACCGAGGCTCTTGCTCATCTTGTTTACGCCGTCAAGGCCCACAAGGAGCGGTGTGGTCATGACCACCTGCGCTTCCTGCCCGTAAACGCGCTGCAGGTCCCGGCCCACAAGCAGATTGAACTTCTGGTCGGTCCCGCCCAGCTCCACGTCCGCCCGCAAGGCGACGG
This DNA window, taken from Deltaproteobacteria bacterium, encodes the following:
- a CDS encoding tyrosine--tRNA ligase; amino-acid sequence: MDEILKSLKRGAVEVITGEELEKKLLRSMREGRPLRVKAGFDPTAPDLHLGHTVLIQKLRHFQEAGHQVVFLIGDFTGMIGDPSGKSETRKALTRDDVERNAATYREQIFKILDPEKTEVRFNSEWLSGLPIEEMVRIAAQMTVARMLERDDFRKRYEGERPISIHEFLYPLFQGYDSVALRADVELGGTDQKFNLLVGRDLQRVYGQEAQVVMTTPLLVGLDGVNKMSKSLGNYVGITEPPETIFGKMMSISDDLMLTYYELLSGISMNRLEALKKGIGDGSLHPMDAKISLAEEITARFHGQMAGREALEGFRRRFSGREFPDDARRISGTAIGDRKDLASVVSKVSASFSSRSAARRLIEQGGLEIDGEKATDPAREIDPCGEIRLKIGKKEFVVISFG